In one window of Rathayibacter caricis DSM 15933 DNA:
- a CDS encoding chorismate mutase: MTENPSLEESEARAELEQIRQSIDNIDAALIHLLAERFKFTQKVGRLKAAHGLPAADLDREARQIARLRSLAEESHLDPAFAEKFLGFIVAEVIHHHEQIANGAEA, translated from the coding sequence ATGACCGAGAACCCGTCGCTCGAGGAGTCGGAGGCCCGGGCCGAGCTCGAGCAGATCCGGCAGAGCATCGACAACATCGACGCCGCCCTGATCCACCTGCTCGCGGAGCGCTTCAAGTTCACGCAGAAGGTCGGGCGGCTGAAGGCGGCGCACGGACTTCCGGCCGCCGACCTCGACCGCGAGGCGCGCCAGATCGCGCGGCTGCGGTCGCTGGCGGAGGAGTCGCACCTGGATCCGGCGTTCGCCGAGAAGTTCCTGGGCTTCATCGTCGCCGAGGTCATCCACCACCACGAGCAGATCGCGAACGGCGCGGAGGCCTGA
- a CDS encoding organic hydroperoxide resistance protein, translating to MEALYTAIAHASGGGRDGHVRTEDDRLDLDTRPPQELGGSGDGTNPEQLFAAGYSACFLGALHGAGRELKIDTTDAAVSASVSIGKNDDGGFGLAVELDIHVPNASPEQAQQVAEKAHTLCPYSNATRGNIPVELTIVS from the coding sequence ATGGAAGCTCTCTACACCGCTATCGCCCACGCCTCCGGTGGAGGACGCGACGGTCACGTCCGCACCGAGGACGACCGCCTCGACCTCGACACCCGCCCGCCCCAGGAGCTCGGCGGCTCCGGGGACGGCACCAACCCCGAGCAGCTGTTCGCGGCCGGCTACTCCGCCTGCTTCCTCGGCGCCCTGCACGGCGCCGGCCGGGAGCTGAAGATCGACACGACCGATGCGGCCGTGTCGGCGAGCGTCTCGATCGGCAAGAACGACGACGGCGGATTCGGCCTCGCGGTCGAACTCGACATCCACGTTCCGAACGCGAGCCCGGAGCAGGCGCAGCAGGTCGCCGAGAAGGCGCACACGCTGTGCCCGTACTCGAACGCGACCCGCGGGAACATCCCCGTGGAGCTGACGATCGTCTCCTGA